In Ostrea edulis chromosome 10, xbOstEdul1.1, whole genome shotgun sequence, one genomic interval encodes:
- the LOC130050678 gene encoding tripartite motif-containing protein 45-like translates to MLHPRRSAQDVLLCDSCKIAPLQSHCERCNIHLCTNCVGKHLLDSSRKHRVVPFIEKSSSPNYPKCPKHADKHCEFYCEKCDVPVCSTCVLSDKHRGHKISDVLKKLGSKTHGLQKDLEELEAKIYSRYEEMASDVQTEKAELETNYRKLTTDADQQGEVLHREITAIVNQRKSDIAEMKNKHMAALDQNTDEITHSIIELKQAILNLKAISESKDISLISTYKSRNNEFRRLPPKVRVTLPSFSPQKISKDQLNEIFGSLSSLSITKELDNTMKSPESVSSPVKTLLDKPRITATIDAGYTQLLSVNCLSEDQVWTYGYDKITKLLNLRCTILTSIQTESRYQPRDIAATRDGYLVYTDPEIKTVNLVKNNQIQTVITLQGWKPRYMCSTASDDLLVIMISDD, encoded by the coding sequence ATGCTGCATCCCCGGCGTAGTGCCCAGGACGTCCTACTGTGTGACTCCTGTAAAATTGCCCCCCTACAGAGCCACTGTGAACGTTGTAATATCCACCTATGTACTAACTGTGTAGGAAAACATCTCTTGGATTCGTCTAGAAAACACAGAGTCGTTCCGTTCATAGAGAAAAGTTCTAGCCCAAACtacccaaaatgtccgaaacatGCCGACAAACACTGTGAATTTTACTGCGAGAAATGCGACGTTCCTGTCTGCTCTACCTGCGTCTTGTCAGATAAACACAGGGGTCACAAAATATCAGATGTTTTGAAAAAACTCGGCTCTAAAACACATGGTTTACAAAAAGATTTGGAAGAATTAGAGGCTAAAATTTATTCtcgatatgaagaaatggcgtcGGATGTCCAAACTGAAAAAGCCGAGTTAGAAACGAATTACAGGAAACTGACCACAGATGCCGACCAACAAGGAGAAGTCTTACACCGAGagatcaccgccattgtcaaccaacGGAAATCTGACATTGctgagatgaaaaacaaacatatgGCTGCCTTAGATCAAAACACAGATGAAATTACGCATAGTATTATTGAACTCAAACAAGCCATTCTAAATCTGAAGGCGATATCAGAATccaaagatatctctctaatctCTACCTACAAATCTAGGAATAACGAGTTCAGAAGATTACCTCCTAAAGTCCGAGTTACACTACCAAGTTTCTCTCCTCAGAAAATAAgcaaagatcagctcaatgaaataTTTGGTTCTCTGTCATCATTATCCATTACAAAAGAACTTGACAACACAATGAAGTCACCAGAATCTGTATCTTCTCCAGTCAAAACACTGCTTGATAAACCGCGAatcaccgccaccatagacgCTGGGTATACACAACTACTCAGTGTTAACTGTCTGAGTGAAGACCAAGTCTGGACATATGGGTATGACAAAATCACGAAGCTTCTCAACCTCCGATGTACgatactgacatcaatacaaaccgaGTCAAGGTACCAACCACGGGACATAGCAGCAACACGGGACGGATATCTTGTTTACACTGACCCTGAAATTAAAACTGTAAACCTAGTAAAGAATAAtcagatacagaccgtgatcacactacaggggtggaaaCCTCGCTATATGTGCAGCACTGCCTCTGATGATCTCCTTGTTATCATGATCAGTGATGACTAG
- the LOC125665576 gene encoding formimidoyltransferase-cyclodeaminase-like isoform X2 yields the protein MPRIVECVPNFSEGRNKEVIEAIANAIASTDGCSLLDVDPGASTNRTVYTFVGSPEAIVEGALNGARVAYQAIDMRRHKGEHPRMGALDVCPFIPVQNVTMEECVECAKEFGEKLAIELGVPVYLYAEATENPNRKSLPFIRQGEYEGLPEKLSQPEWKPDFGSPEFVSNWGATVTGARNFLIAYNINLLATKEQAHRIALNIREQGRGKEQCYGTGFDVEGPGRLKHVQAIGWYLEEANMAQVSVNITDHEVTPIHKVYEEVLKDAKDLNIAVCGSQIVGLVPLKAVLQAADYYMEKDNLFILEEDQKLRLVINRLGLNSLGPFSPKERIIEYMILDDADGGPLVSMNVRDFVMTVGSRSPSPGGGSVAALAASLGASLGSMVGFLTYGNRKFFELDSKMRELIPPLYKAMKDLMQFVDADAAAYSEYMLASKLPKETEEEETMRDLAMQEGIKTAIQVPVTVSRIANHIWPTIKELAKACNINCKSDLQVGVRMLETGVWGTYYNVTTNLADLKDPEFKTQVKEEISAALKYAQEECAATLKILEARKE from the exons atgccaAGGATTGTGGAGTGTGTACCGAACTTTTCAGAGGGCCGTAACAAGGAG GTGATAGAGGCCATTGCCAATGCCATTGCTTCTACAGATGGCTGTAGTTTGCTGGACGTTGACCCAGGAGCGTCCACCAATCGCACAGTGTACACATTTGTAGGGTCACCAGAGGCCATTGTAGAGGGTGCCCTCAATGGAGCAAGAGTGGCATATCAAGCCATTGATATGAGGAGGCACAAAG GAGAACATCCCAGGATGGGGGCCCTCGATGTATGTCCATTTATTCCTGTTCAAAATGTCACCATGGAGGAGTGTGTGGAATGCGCCAAGGAGTTCGGAGAGAAACTCGCCATAGAGTTGGGAGTCCCAG TGTATTTGTATGCTGAAGCCACAGAAAATCCCAATAGAAAGTCGTTACCATTTATTCGACAAGGGGAATACGAAGGACTTCCTGAGAAG TTATCTCAACCAGAGTGGAAACCAGACTTTGGTTCACCAGAATTTGTTTCAAATTGGGGAGCCACGGTAACCGGTGCCAGGAATTTTCTAATTGCCTACAATATAAACCTCCTAGCGACAAAGGAACAGGCACATCGAATTGCCCTCAACATCAGGGAGCAGGGCAGAGGCAAAGAACAG TGCTATGGAACAGGTTTTGATGTGGAGGGG CCTGGTAGATTGAAGCATGTGCAGGCGATCGGCTGGTACCTGGAGGAGGCTAACATGGCCCAAGTGTCGGTCAATATCACTGACCATGAAGTGACCCCAATCCACAAAGTCTATGAGGAAGTTCTCAAGGACGCAAAG gaTCTAAATATAGCAGTATGTGGCTCTCAGATTGTGGGCCTGGTTCCACTTAAGGCCGTCCTGCAGGCAGCTGACTACTACATGGAGAAGGATAATCTCTTTATTCTGGAGGAGGATCAAAAACTGAGACTG GTTATCAATAGATTGGGTCTGAATTCCTTGGGACCATTTAGTCCTAAAGAGAGGATTATAGA ATACATGATTTTAGACGACGCTGATGGAGGACCGCTGGTATCTATGAATGTCAGGGACTTTGTGATGACTGTGGGGTCCAGGTCTCCCTCCCCTGGGGGAGGGTCTGTAGCTGCCTTGGCAGCCAGCCTG GGTGCCTCATTGGGCAGTATGGTGGGGTTTCTTACCTATGGAAACAGGAAGTTTTTCGAGCTGGACAGTAAAATGAGAGAACTGATACCCCCTCTGTACAAAGCCATGAAGGATCTGATGCAGTTCGTGGATGCTGATGCTGCTGCTTACAGTGAATATATG TTGGCAAGTAAATTACCCAAAGAGACAGAGGAAGAGGAAACAAT gCGAGATTTGGCCATGCAGGAAGGCATCAAGACAGCCATACAGGTCCCAGTGACCGTCTCGAGAATTGCCAATCATATCTGGCCGACCATTAAAGAACTAGCCAAAGCGTGCAACATCAACTGTAAATCTGATCTTCAG GTTGGTGTGAGAATGCTCGAGACTGGCGTGTGGGGGACATATTACAATGTCACAACCAACCTGGCTGACTTAAAGGACCCGGAATTCAAGACTCAG GTCAAGGAGGAAATTTCAGCTGCATTAAAATACGCACAGGAGGAGTGTGCAGCAACACTGAAAATCCTTGAGGCGCGGAAAGAATAG
- the LOC125665576 gene encoding formimidoyltransferase-cyclodeaminase-like isoform X3 yields the protein MPRIVECVPNFSEGRNKEVIEAIANAIASTDGCSLLDVDPGASTNRTVYTFVGSPEAIVEGALNGARVAYQAIDMRRHKGEHPRMGALDVCPFIPVQNVTMEECVECAKEFGEKLAIELGVPVYLYAEATENPNRKSLPFIRQGEYEGLPEKLSQPEWKPDFGSPEFVSNWGATVTGARNFLIAYNINLLATKEQAHRIALNIREQGRGKEQPGRLKHVQAIGWYLEEANMAQVSVNITDHEVTPIHKVYEEVLKDAKDLNIAVCGSQIVGLVPLKAVLQAADYYMEKDNLFILEEDQKLRLVINRLGLNSLGPFSPKERIIEYMILDDADGGPLVSMNVRDFVMTVGSRSPSPGGGSVAALAASLGASLGSMVGFLTYGNRKFFELDSKMRELIPPLYKAMKDLMQFVDADAAAYSEYMLASKLPKETEEEETMRDLAMQEGIKTAIQVPVTVSRIANHIWPTIKELAKACNINCKSDLQVGVRMLETGVWGTYYNVTTNLADLKDPEFKTQVKEEISAALKYAQEECAATLKILEARKE from the exons atgccaAGGATTGTGGAGTGTGTACCGAACTTTTCAGAGGGCCGTAACAAGGAG GTGATAGAGGCCATTGCCAATGCCATTGCTTCTACAGATGGCTGTAGTTTGCTGGACGTTGACCCAGGAGCGTCCACCAATCGCACAGTGTACACATTTGTAGGGTCACCAGAGGCCATTGTAGAGGGTGCCCTCAATGGAGCAAGAGTGGCATATCAAGCCATTGATATGAGGAGGCACAAAG GAGAACATCCCAGGATGGGGGCCCTCGATGTATGTCCATTTATTCCTGTTCAAAATGTCACCATGGAGGAGTGTGTGGAATGCGCCAAGGAGTTCGGAGAGAAACTCGCCATAGAGTTGGGAGTCCCAG TGTATTTGTATGCTGAAGCCACAGAAAATCCCAATAGAAAGTCGTTACCATTTATTCGACAAGGGGAATACGAAGGACTTCCTGAGAAG TTATCTCAACCAGAGTGGAAACCAGACTTTGGTTCACCAGAATTTGTTTCAAATTGGGGAGCCACGGTAACCGGTGCCAGGAATTTTCTAATTGCCTACAATATAAACCTCCTAGCGACAAAGGAACAGGCACATCGAATTGCCCTCAACATCAGGGAGCAGGGCAGAGGCAAAGAACAG CCTGGTAGATTGAAGCATGTGCAGGCGATCGGCTGGTACCTGGAGGAGGCTAACATGGCCCAAGTGTCGGTCAATATCACTGACCATGAAGTGACCCCAATCCACAAAGTCTATGAGGAAGTTCTCAAGGACGCAAAG gaTCTAAATATAGCAGTATGTGGCTCTCAGATTGTGGGCCTGGTTCCACTTAAGGCCGTCCTGCAGGCAGCTGACTACTACATGGAGAAGGATAATCTCTTTATTCTGGAGGAGGATCAAAAACTGAGACTG GTTATCAATAGATTGGGTCTGAATTCCTTGGGACCATTTAGTCCTAAAGAGAGGATTATAGA ATACATGATTTTAGACGACGCTGATGGAGGACCGCTGGTATCTATGAATGTCAGGGACTTTGTGATGACTGTGGGGTCCAGGTCTCCCTCCCCTGGGGGAGGGTCTGTAGCTGCCTTGGCAGCCAGCCTG GGTGCCTCATTGGGCAGTATGGTGGGGTTTCTTACCTATGGAAACAGGAAGTTTTTCGAGCTGGACAGTAAAATGAGAGAACTGATACCCCCTCTGTACAAAGCCATGAAGGATCTGATGCAGTTCGTGGATGCTGATGCTGCTGCTTACAGTGAATATATG TTGGCAAGTAAATTACCCAAAGAGACAGAGGAAGAGGAAACAAT gCGAGATTTGGCCATGCAGGAAGGCATCAAGACAGCCATACAGGTCCCAGTGACCGTCTCGAGAATTGCCAATCATATCTGGCCGACCATTAAAGAACTAGCCAAAGCGTGCAACATCAACTGTAAATCTGATCTTCAG GTTGGTGTGAGAATGCTCGAGACTGGCGTGTGGGGGACATATTACAATGTCACAACCAACCTGGCTGACTTAAAGGACCCGGAATTCAAGACTCAG GTCAAGGAGGAAATTTCAGCTGCATTAAAATACGCACAGGAGGAGTGTGCAGCAACACTGAAAATCCTTGAGGCGCGGAAAGAATAG
- the LOC125665576 gene encoding formimidoyltransferase-cyclodeaminase-like isoform X1, producing MPRIVECVPNFSEGRNKEVIEAIANAIASTDGCSLLDVDPGASTNRTVYTFVGSPEAIVEGALNGARVAYQAIDMRRHKGEHPRMGALDVCPFIPVQNVTMEECVECAKEFGEKLAIELGVPVYLYAEATENPNRKSLPFIRQGEYEGLPEKLSQPEWKPDFGSPEFVSNWGATVTGARNFLIAYNINLLATKEQAHRIALNIREQGRGKEQCYGTGFDVEGHYGTKWQYQPGRLKHVQAIGWYLEEANMAQVSVNITDHEVTPIHKVYEEVLKDAKDLNIAVCGSQIVGLVPLKAVLQAADYYMEKDNLFILEEDQKLRLVINRLGLNSLGPFSPKERIIEYMILDDADGGPLVSMNVRDFVMTVGSRSPSPGGGSVAALAASLGASLGSMVGFLTYGNRKFFELDSKMRELIPPLYKAMKDLMQFVDADAAAYSEYMLASKLPKETEEEETMRDLAMQEGIKTAIQVPVTVSRIANHIWPTIKELAKACNINCKSDLQVGVRMLETGVWGTYYNVTTNLADLKDPEFKTQVKEEISAALKYAQEECAATLKILEARKE from the exons atgccaAGGATTGTGGAGTGTGTACCGAACTTTTCAGAGGGCCGTAACAAGGAG GTGATAGAGGCCATTGCCAATGCCATTGCTTCTACAGATGGCTGTAGTTTGCTGGACGTTGACCCAGGAGCGTCCACCAATCGCACAGTGTACACATTTGTAGGGTCACCAGAGGCCATTGTAGAGGGTGCCCTCAATGGAGCAAGAGTGGCATATCAAGCCATTGATATGAGGAGGCACAAAG GAGAACATCCCAGGATGGGGGCCCTCGATGTATGTCCATTTATTCCTGTTCAAAATGTCACCATGGAGGAGTGTGTGGAATGCGCCAAGGAGTTCGGAGAGAAACTCGCCATAGAGTTGGGAGTCCCAG TGTATTTGTATGCTGAAGCCACAGAAAATCCCAATAGAAAGTCGTTACCATTTATTCGACAAGGGGAATACGAAGGACTTCCTGAGAAG TTATCTCAACCAGAGTGGAAACCAGACTTTGGTTCACCAGAATTTGTTTCAAATTGGGGAGCCACGGTAACCGGTGCCAGGAATTTTCTAATTGCCTACAATATAAACCTCCTAGCGACAAAGGAACAGGCACATCGAATTGCCCTCAACATCAGGGAGCAGGGCAGAGGCAAAGAACAG TGCTATGGAACAGGTTTTGATGTGGAGGGG CATTATGGAACTAAATGGCAATATCAG CCTGGTAGATTGAAGCATGTGCAGGCGATCGGCTGGTACCTGGAGGAGGCTAACATGGCCCAAGTGTCGGTCAATATCACTGACCATGAAGTGACCCCAATCCACAAAGTCTATGAGGAAGTTCTCAAGGACGCAAAG gaTCTAAATATAGCAGTATGTGGCTCTCAGATTGTGGGCCTGGTTCCACTTAAGGCCGTCCTGCAGGCAGCTGACTACTACATGGAGAAGGATAATCTCTTTATTCTGGAGGAGGATCAAAAACTGAGACTG GTTATCAATAGATTGGGTCTGAATTCCTTGGGACCATTTAGTCCTAAAGAGAGGATTATAGA ATACATGATTTTAGACGACGCTGATGGAGGACCGCTGGTATCTATGAATGTCAGGGACTTTGTGATGACTGTGGGGTCCAGGTCTCCCTCCCCTGGGGGAGGGTCTGTAGCTGCCTTGGCAGCCAGCCTG GGTGCCTCATTGGGCAGTATGGTGGGGTTTCTTACCTATGGAAACAGGAAGTTTTTCGAGCTGGACAGTAAAATGAGAGAACTGATACCCCCTCTGTACAAAGCCATGAAGGATCTGATGCAGTTCGTGGATGCTGATGCTGCTGCTTACAGTGAATATATG TTGGCAAGTAAATTACCCAAAGAGACAGAGGAAGAGGAAACAAT gCGAGATTTGGCCATGCAGGAAGGCATCAAGACAGCCATACAGGTCCCAGTGACCGTCTCGAGAATTGCCAATCATATCTGGCCGACCATTAAAGAACTAGCCAAAGCGTGCAACATCAACTGTAAATCTGATCTTCAG GTTGGTGTGAGAATGCTCGAGACTGGCGTGTGGGGGACATATTACAATGTCACAACCAACCTGGCTGACTTAAAGGACCCGGAATTCAAGACTCAG GTCAAGGAGGAAATTTCAGCTGCATTAAAATACGCACAGGAGGAGTGTGCAGCAACACTGAAAATCCTTGAGGCGCGGAAAGAATAG